A single genomic interval of Caldanaerovirga acetigignens harbors:
- a CDS encoding HAD-IC family P-type ATPase, translating to MKKRKNSRGEGFENIVKVMMGEEITLKNEEELNKGELVIFQTGDIIPADIVLLEANNLEMDEFDLTGEIKPVRKKATEKETVTTLERSNMVFRGTKVLRGSGKGIVLAAGEDTEYGKILIQASKTVIKTSGLLRYNFPLQLKQDIYLQILIIPALLWMLLYRANLEFILYLYLATNLWLIVFEHQVIFNYIILNISNRFLFKKGIFIRDFSVFDSLIDIDVVCFDKTGVITSRDMDVSGIIIGSQKIDIKSYTRKNEILTCVFNGFVLCNDLVFTEELFKLNPIDKALIHFAKEHGFSVEEIRKGYERVYELPFSSENRYMVAGYVDKINKNILFYAKGDPEVIFTKCNRYVTLFGEVKKIDGNFLLMIREVCNNALQKGSSVIAMALKTLDYFDNVDYDSESKEGYILLSLIILENLPRKEAGFVLRKLKEAGLRCLMLTGDITATAQRIAEEVGFKNTGKYLITGKDIEKMSISEVSLQSDDVELFTRLSPSQKGIVVEALKRKGHRVAMIGDGVNDVIALKLADISISFKEKSSVLAQKTSKVLINNDLRDVLQLIMTGKKIGNKIKITNYLRIIVQVLLLVLVYYISISVNVTKPLALNSLNVINFTMSAAFLIIIFFSII from the coding sequence ATGAAAAAGCGCAAAAACTCAAGAGGAGAGGGATTTGAAAATATTGTAAAAGTGATGATGGGTGAAGAGATAACTTTAAAGAACGAAGAAGAGTTAAATAAGGGAGAATTGGTTATCTTTCAAACCGGTGACATCATTCCCGCCGATATTGTACTTTTGGAAGCAAATAATTTAGAGATGGATGAATTTGATTTGACGGGAGAAATAAAACCGGTCCGTAAAAAAGCCACAGAAAAAGAAACAGTTACAACATTGGAAAGGTCTAATATGGTTTTTAGAGGAACAAAGGTATTGAGGGGAAGCGGTAAAGGAATAGTTTTGGCTGCAGGGGAAGATACCGAATACGGTAAAATCCTGATACAGGCCAGCAAGACTGTCATAAAAACAAGCGGGCTGTTAAGGTACAACTTTCCTTTACAGCTTAAACAGGATATATATTTGCAAATACTAATAATTCCTGCTTTATTATGGATGCTGTTATATAGAGCAAATCTAGAATTTATATTATACTTATATCTTGCTACAAACTTGTGGTTGATAGTTTTCGAACATCAAGTTATATTTAATTATATTATTCTAAACATATCAAACCGATTTTTATTTAAAAAAGGCATTTTCATAAGAGATTTTTCGGTTTTTGATTCATTAATAGACATAGATGTCGTTTGCTTTGACAAAACCGGAGTCATAACTTCCCGAGATATGGATGTATCAGGGATCATAATCGGTAGTCAAAAGATAGATATAAAATCATACACTCGAAAAAATGAAATTTTAACTTGTGTTTTTAATGGATTTGTTTTATGTAATGACCTTGTATTTACAGAAGAGCTCTTTAAATTAAATCCTATTGATAAAGCGTTAATTCATTTTGCTAAGGAGCATGGTTTCTCAGTGGAGGAAATAAGAAAAGGGTATGAAAGAGTTTATGAGCTTCCGTTTAGTTCCGAGAATAGGTATATGGTGGCTGGATATGTAGATAAGATAAATAAGAATATTTTATTTTACGCCAAAGGGGATCCAGAGGTTATTTTTACTAAGTGCAACAGATATGTGACTCTTTTTGGAGAGGTAAAGAAAATAGACGGCAACTTCTTATTGATGATACGGGAAGTATGTAATAATGCCTTGCAAAAGGGCAGCAGTGTTATAGCAATGGCTTTAAAAACTTTAGATTATTTTGATAACGTGGATTATGATAGTGAGTCCAAAGAGGGATATATTTTGTTAAGTCTAATTATTCTTGAAAACCTACCAAGAAAAGAAGCTGGGTTCGTTCTTAGGAAGCTAAAAGAGGCTGGTTTGAGATGCCTTATGCTAACTGGGGATATTACTGCGACAGCGCAGCGCATTGCTGAAGAAGTTGGCTTTAAAAATACAGGCAAGTATTTAATTACGGGTAAAGATATAGAAAAAATGAGCATATCCGAAGTCTCTTTACAAAGTGATGATGTTGAATTATTTACAAGGCTTTCCCCTTCTCAAAAGGGAATTGTGGTTGAGGCGTTAAAAAGGAAAGGACATCGTGTTGCCATGATAGGAGATGGAGTTAACGATGTAATTGCATTAAAACTTGCTGATATAAGTATTTCTTTTAAAGAAAAAAGTTCAGTTTTGGCGCAAAAAACCTCGAAAGTGTTGATAAACAACGATCTTAGAGATGTGCTGCAATTGATAATGACAGGGAAGAAAATCGGTAACAAAATAAAGATCACCAATTATTTAAGGATTATTGTTCAAGTATTGCTTTTAGTTTTGGTTTATTATATTAGTATTAGTGTGAATGTTACAAAACCTTTAGCATTAAATTCCCTTAATGTTATAAATTTTACTATGTCGGCCGCTTTTCTAATTATAATATTTTTTTCGATTATATGA
- a CDS encoding DUF4129 domain-containing protein: MKFPLSNWFRALKIILFSGVNYLFALIVLSVIGQYAPEGVLLPAYNVLLWLLAGLIFNTAYYRFESLRKLLFISVLVLITVLKIGSGYYELAIAFFCFILGVWQGSWVLSHYELMVRLKQYTFLILLGLFFYKGRGKTGELLLLLTGYILISLLALSTYNLETISFHVSQKKWVFVTVIVSLMAVIIALLFALFVDPAYVSSFFSLLKDTYFALVDVVVKILTPLFAPLVNALSFILSAILRYSHIRRFQAGSGETGAQSASYEYKEYIMPEVLEIILKIASFILVILVFATFILTVLKKYTSSKKKDFMEDEKETVFKLSSFKNSLLRLITKTGKVLNSYKRTAAYWDSPAGKIRRIYAQILKEAAKKGYCRNSSETPLEYMPRLKKAFEDAGGFVERITLLYQRARYFPDSVSPSDVEDIKKFLKALFSK, encoded by the coding sequence GTGAAATTTCCCTTATCAAATTGGTTTAGAGCGTTAAAAATCATACTTTTTTCCGGTGTCAACTATTTATTCGCCCTCATCGTGCTTTCGGTAATCGGACAATACGCTCCTGAAGGCGTACTTTTGCCGGCTTATAATGTTTTATTGTGGCTTTTAGCCGGGCTTATTTTTAATACCGCTTATTACAGATTTGAAAGCCTTAGAAAATTGCTTTTCATCTCAGTTTTAGTTTTAATAACAGTCTTGAAAATCGGCTCCGGTTATTACGAACTGGCTATCGCTTTTTTTTGCTTTATCCTAGGAGTGTGGCAGGGCAGTTGGGTACTGAGCCATTACGAGCTGATGGTGAGGCTCAAACAGTATACATTTTTAATCCTTTTGGGGCTCTTTTTTTATAAAGGCAGGGGGAAAACCGGTGAACTGCTCTTGTTGCTTACAGGCTATATTTTAATTTCACTTTTAGCGCTCTCCACCTATAACCTGGAAACCATTTCTTTCCATGTATCCCAAAAAAAGTGGGTATTTGTAACTGTTATTGTTTCTTTAATGGCGGTTATTATTGCACTGCTTTTTGCCCTGTTCGTCGATCCGGCTTATGTTTCATCTTTCTTCAGCCTCTTAAAGGACACTTATTTTGCTCTTGTAGATGTTGTGGTGAAGATACTAACTCCTCTTTTTGCTCCGCTTGTTAACGCGCTGAGTTTTATTCTATCCGCCATCCTAAGATACTCACACATCAGACGTTTTCAGGCTGGATCGGGAGAAACGGGTGCTCAAAGCGCTTCGTATGAATATAAAGAATACATTATGCCTGAAGTTCTAGAAATTATTTTAAAAATAGCCAGTTTTATACTCGTTATACTGGTTTTTGCAACATTTATCTTGACGGTGCTTAAAAAGTACACCTCTTCTAAAAAAAAGGACTTTATGGAAGATGAGAAAGAAACGGTATTTAAACTCAGTTCTTTTAAAAATAGTCTTTTGCGGCTGATTACAAAAACGGGTAAGGTATTAAACTCTTATAAAAGGACTGCTGCCTATTGGGATTCACCTGCCGGCAAAATTAGGAGAATTTATGCGCAGATCCTTAAAGAAGCAGCAAAAAAGGGATATTGTAGAAATTCCTCAGAGACGCCCCTTGAATACATGCCCCGGCTGAAGAAGGCGTTTGAAGATGCCGGGGGCTTTGTGGAGAGAATTACTCTGCTTTACCAAAGGGCCAGATACTTTCCAGACTCCGTCTCGCCCTCTGATGTAGAAGATATAAAAAAATTTCTTAAAGCCCTGTTTTCTAAATAA
- a CDS encoding DUF58 domain-containing protein, translated as MEKTMHVLVFVAAVAAVLGISYLWSILSVKGLEFSHRFEKDRVFFGDTVNYIQEITNAKILPLAWIRVDTEVPAAVEFLKGNLVPHHRADKKILSGLYSLLWYQKIRRKYPVYCKSRGIFAFGPGILSTGDVFGFFEKEKPMGSTASLIVYPRIVDIIVAEGKPDITLSGVIGRKTLLTDPFCFTGTRDYVPGDLLKCVDWKSTAKLDRLRVKVYDSSFTKRISILLDVNTFEIAWEGIDPELSEFLVILAASVAKKALDQGFEVMLASNGRMASPEKDTDLITLIPYGSGSMHLRNILECLARLSNYSIFEIKEILPRTLGMLKKGSKVIYITGIWGKNTEKVVKLLQKMGMDVVLILAGKKNAKLKGPEGVLTYHALGEEAWREISLIKLV; from the coding sequence ATGGAAAAAACTATGCATGTATTGGTGTTTGTGGCAGCCGTGGCCGCGGTTCTTGGGATATCGTATTTGTGGAGTATATTGAGTGTTAAAGGGTTAGAATTCAGTCACCGCTTTGAAAAAGATCGGGTGTTTTTCGGCGATACTGTAAATTATATACAGGAGATAACAAATGCCAAAATCCTTCCGCTTGCCTGGATAAGAGTAGATACCGAGGTGCCGGCGGCGGTTGAATTTTTAAAGGGGAATCTCGTCCCTCACCACAGGGCTGATAAGAAAATCTTAAGCGGTTTATATTCACTATTATGGTACCAGAAAATAAGAAGAAAATACCCGGTTTATTGTAAAAGCCGCGGGATTTTCGCCTTTGGACCTGGGATTTTGAGTACAGGAGACGTATTCGGCTTCTTTGAAAAAGAAAAGCCCATGGGTTCCACTGCCAGTCTGATAGTGTATCCTCGGATAGTCGATATTATTGTAGCAGAAGGCAAACCGGACATAACCCTTTCGGGTGTCATCGGCCGCAAAACGCTTTTAACGGATCCTTTTTGCTTTACCGGCACAAGAGACTATGTTCCGGGAGATTTGCTAAAATGTGTGGACTGGAAATCCACGGCCAAACTTGACAGGCTCAGGGTAAAGGTTTACGACTCCAGCTTTACAAAACGGATTTCCATCCTGCTTGATGTAAACACATTCGAAATTGCCTGGGAAGGAATCGATCCTGAGCTGTCGGAATTCCTTGTAATACTGGCGGCGTCGGTTGCAAAGAAAGCCTTGGATCAGGGCTTTGAAGTGATGCTTGCCAGCAACGGAAGGATGGCTTCCCCTGAGAAGGATACCGATTTAATAACATTGATACCTTACGGTTCGGGTTCGATGCACCTGAGGAATATCCTGGAATGCCTTGCTCGCCTTTCAAATTACAGCATATTTGAAATTAAAGAAATATTGCCAAGAACTCTGGGGATGTTAAAAAAAGGCAGCAAAGTTATATACATAACCGGCATCTGGGGTAAAAACACCGAAAAGGTCGTTAAATTGCTGCAGAAAATGGGGATGGATGTGGTTTTAATTCTTGCGGGAAAAAAGAATGCTAAACTAAAAGGGCCTGAAGGTGTCCTCACGTATCACGCTCTCGGGGAGGAAGCATGGCGTGAAATTTCCCTTATCAAATTGGTTTAG